The Vicia villosa cultivar HV-30 ecotype Madison, WI unplaced genomic scaffold, Vvil1.0 ctg.002617F_1_1, whole genome shotgun sequence sequence TTATCCAAAAAAATTCATCGAAGATACGGTTGTTAATGCTGAAGGTTATCCATTATATAGAAGAAGATCAAACACCCATGTCATTACCAAAAATAATATCAAGTTGGATAATAGAAATGTTGTCCCCTATAACACTCGGTTATTGTTGAAATATCAAGCACATATTAATATGGAATGGTGTAACCAATGCACTTCTATCAAGTATCTATTCAAATACATTCACAAAGGATATGACAGAATTGGTGCAAGTGTGGTTGCTTCTAAGGCAAACACCGGACAACAACATGAATGTGTAGATGAGATCAAACAATATCTCGATTGTAGGTATGTTTCTCCGAGTGAGGCGTGTTGGCGAATATTTTCATACAAGGTTCATGGAAGGAAACCTGCTGTTGAGCGAATGTTTTTCCATCTCATCGGTGAAAAGGTTGTCTATTATAAAGATTGTGAACAAATGGAGCATGTATTAGAAAGTGCAAGCATAACAGAATCCATGTTCACGTCTTGGCTTGTAGCAAATGCAACATATGCGGAAGCCCGGTCATTGACATATGGTGAATTTGTTACAAAGTTTGTTTATGTTAAGAGAAACAGAATGTGGAAGCCACGTAAAAGAGGGTTCACTATCGGACGTTTGGTGTGGGTTCCACCGACAACCGGTGAACTTTTCTATTTGAGGATGATGTTGACGGTGGCTAAGGGCCCAACTTGCTATGAAGATATCAGGAGGGTCGGTGAAACACAATATGACACCTTTAGAGAAGCATGCATTGCTATGGGATTCTTAGATGACGATCGAGAATACATATGTGCGTTAAAGGAGGCAAGCGCTTGGGGGACAGGTCATTATCTTAGAAAGCTGTTTGTTGTTATGCTTTTATCAGGTGCTGTAAACCGTCCTGCCCATGTATGGAAGGAATCATGGATTCTATTAGCCGATGGTCTCTTGTACGAACAAAAACAAATTGCCAACAATCCATGTACAGAACTTTGTCGTCACATGCTATTTATATTCTTAACTACCACGTAATGTATCATATTGTTGTGATCTTACTACAACGTAACGATGCCTTCTTACTACAAACCACAGATTTGACATTACCGGATGATGCAATCAAGCAGCTGACATTGATAGAGATTGAAAAAATGCTGCAACTTAACCATCGCACCCTGCATGATTTCAAGCCCATACCTTATCCGAATGACTATGTTATTCAACAACTGGGAAACCGACTTATTTACGATGAAAGACAATACAATATCCAGGACATGAAGGCGGAATTTGATAAGCTATTCAAGTGTCTCACTGGtaataaaatcaaagtttaaCATATTTCTTATTACTATTTTACATGCTTATGTCAAAATATGTCAATAACTATCTAATTATATACTATTTCTTATTATGATCTTTACAAGACGAACAGAGGAAGATTTTCGACCAAATCATGGATGCCGTCAACAAACAACAAGGTGGTGTCTTCTTCCTGCACGGTTACGGCGGAACCGGTAAGACATATATGTGGAGAACACTTGCAAGTGCATTGAGATCTAAGCATGAGATTTGTCTAACTGTTGCAACAAGTGGGATAGCATCTCTTTTGTTGCCAGGGGGTCGTACAGCTCATTCCAAGTTCAAGTTGCCAGTTCCATGTGTTGAGAACTCGacttgcaaaattaatttcaatgacCCTAGCGCTGGTCTTCTAAGGGAGGCAAAGCTGATTATATGGGACGAGGCCCCAATGGCACACAAATATTGTTTTGAAACGCTGGACAGGACTTTGAAGGATGTCATGAGTAATTACGGTAACTCCGATACTATTTTCGGAGGCAAGGTTGTGATTTTTGGTGGAGATTTTCGTCAGATATTACCCGTTGTACCTGGAGGAAGTCGTTCAGACATTGTCCATTCAACAATTAACGCTTCCTATATTTGGCATTATGTTAAAGTATTGAATTTGACCAAAAACATGCGTCTATCCTCCGGACCAACTGAGCAAGATAAAAAGGAAATTGCGGATTTCTCTGATTGGCTTTTAAAGATAGGAGAGGGACGAATTTCTGAACCTAACGACGGTTATGCTAACATTGACATACCACCCAAACTTTTAATTACAGACTTCGATGACCCTATTCAAGCTATAGTGGAGAGTACGTATCCTGATTTCTTAAATTGTTACCAATCGACTGATTATCTAAAAAATAGGGCCATTCTTGCTTCCACTTTGGACATTGTTGACAATATCAATGACCATATCCTTGCCATTATGCCAGGTATAGCTCTGCTTTACTTATATACACGATCTTGCTTCCACTTTATATTGTTATGTCTTTCCTAATGGATAGTTTTATAGGGGAAATAAGAGATTACTACAGCTCTAACTCAGTGGATCGATCAGAAATCCATGACAGCAATATTCTTCAGGTCCTTAGCCCAGAATTCCTCAGCTCCTTAAGAACTTCTGGCCTACCCAACCATCACTTAAAGCTAAAGGTTGGAACACCAATCATGCTTATGCGAAACATTGATCAATCCCAAGGTCTGTGTAATGGGACAAGGCTTATAATAACTAATATGGCTGCTCATGTGCTTGAGGCCAAATTGATGGGTGATAACAATAATGGGAAAGTTATATACATCCCGCGAATGGATATGTCCCCGTCTCAATCACCTTGGCCATTCAAGTTATCAAGACGACAATTTCCTGTTATTGTAGCCTACGCCATGACCATTAACAAATCTCAAATCTCAAGGCCAATCGTTGGATTGGGTTGGACTCTATATACCTCGAGATGTTTTCACACATGGACAGATTTATGTTGCCGTTTCACGAGTTACAACTAAAAGAGGTATCAAGATATTGATACATGATGATAAAAACATCCCAAAGCTTTCAACATGTAATGTTGTATATAAGGAGGTTTTTAACAACATATAGACGGTACGTATATGTCTTTTTGCCAGTTAATAGTTCTCAATATTTGTTGATAAAATTTTCTAACCTGTACAAACTGTCGTTTTTATACCCTCTAAATGTCCTAATTTTGCATTCTAATAAAACATACCTTCCTGTGCAGATCAACCGAAGTTCAGAGGAACCCATCCAACTTTAACACCAACGCTTGACTATTTAATTTTGTCTGTCAAAGTATCATTGCAAACATTATTGTATCACTTCTCTTTATTTGCAGTAAAAAACTCAATTACTCCAAATTTTGTAACCCTACCAAAACCTACAAAGatgaaaaaaatgaaacataAAGTCTAATTTTTTACTATGCAACTACAATCAATATCCATTTCATATTCACAGAAACCAACCCATCATAATCGCAACAATATGAATGTTTTACCTGAGAATGCAATATGATTTTTAATGATTCACGCCATAGCAATGCTTTAGCCTTCATCTTAGACAAATTCCATATTGCTTTTTTCCATTATCTGAACACCAGTTCTTTATTGTACTGTTTTCTTCCACTTGTGTGTAGAATCCGGTTTCTTCTTTAACATAACTATTTCAATAATGCATCATTTCTTTGTCCGAAATTTACTTTCATCTGGGACTCTACTTTGGCATCACATGGTCACGTCCCTGTTGGAATATATTCTCCCAGGAAGTTTTTTACTTTTCTTTACGGCAACTTCTAGGCAAAGAGGCCCACCACATATCACATGCTAATAGAATATATTCCTTATCTCCTACATATCAAGTCCTACCACTTTTCACATGCAATGGGTTGCACTATATTTACATTATTAGGGTCCCATGCACTATTTTATATGGAATCCTATGCACAATATTTAACAATACTTAGGGGTACTATTCATCTTTGGTATACTATGCTTTTCTCTATATATATGGTCCCTCAACTTGTGAACATAAATCAAACACAGTAAAATCTCCTTTTCTACCCCAACAACAACCAGAAGAAATTTCACATGGCTTTGATGGGAAAACTTTCTCACAGTGAATTGGAATACTCCTTCACGATAGCAAAGTTATCTGAACAGGTTTCAACTTATGTTTATTTTAGTGCTTTTGCATTATTTAATAGCTTCCTAAGACACCTATTTTTGCATTCTTTAATAACTTCTATATTAATTGgcagaaatttgcagaaattgatCCAAAATTTATATGTCGTTTTGGCAACAACATAACTAAAACATGGACCATCCTCAACAACCAAGGAGTGCATCACGTCCTCATTTATAACAAAGATGAAATTCATCCACTTATAATTAGTGGATGGAAAGACGTTGAAGATTTTTATAATTGCCCCTCCAATGCCGTTCTTGAGGTGGGTTACTATATGGATGACAATTTTAGCATCCTCAACATAAAAAATATAGAGGATATCGAGCAATTGCCCTTTTACCATAGCAGGTTTTGGGGAGCAAACAACATTATGGTTTTCGACCTCGGTCTAACAAATGTTGAACTATGTCAAACCAAATTGGTAAGAAGAATTTGTTTTTTACAGTTTCTTACAACTTTTTTTAGTTCTAATGCTTTGATTTTCCTGGTTCCTGCTATCTACAGAGATTGGATGAAGACTTTGCTGCACTTTTAAAAGATTACAACTACAACTGTCTCAACTTGTGCTGTGATAATGGTACGAGGACAATCCTGAATTTGGCATACATAAACACTACGTACCCGACAAAGTTAGGACCCGACTGGGAAGAATTCTGTCAAACCAATATGTTTAAAGTTGGTGACACTATTAGGTTTAGATTTGATGTCAGGTGTCCAAATAAAAAATGTCATGTATATAAAATCCATTGATTAATCATATTTGTCTTAATTCCATGTTACAatatttgcattttattttcacaAACAAATTATCGTTTGCGCTTAACATTATTATAATCGCATACTATTAGTTACTATTGGGTTTTACTAATTAATACTAAATATATAATCTAAACATTAAATTACCCAATTTACAGATTTATACCAATATAATAACTcactaatataaatttttttcatacaCGTACATGTGCAAACATGCCAAAATTTCAACTACAAGAGGGTATATCAAGTTATAACACATAAAACTTGCAGTAGGATTTGATTCAATGTATATTACAAAACAGGCAGCAATATTACATTTACCATAATTAACATAAACCTAACTTCATAAATGCTTCTATTACTTAGACAAAAAAGGTTCAGAAACAAGCTATGCAAGACACAACCTTCATTAGTTTTGCACACCAAAATGACATTTAAACAGAGTAACTCATGATATCCGAAACCAACTTTCAACGATTCACAACAGTAACCACTATTCTTGATGCACGAGGACTGCGAACGGCAAAAACCAGCTTGTCTCCTTTTTTGAGTTCCCTCTCATTGGCAAACTCATACCACCCACGTCCTATGAACCTAACAACCTTATTGTTCATCTCTGCAAGGTGGACTTCACAAGCATAGTGTTTTCCTGTATCAACATCGTGAATCTGTAGCACCTGATCGTCCTTCAATAAATCCATCCCAACAACTTTGTGAGGGATTTCCTGCAGAATACAACATAATTGTAACTCAATAATTTCATGGCCCAACTAATTGTTATTACTAATGTGTGATATTTTTCTAAAATGACCAACTCACCAACAGATGTTTTCTAACTGTTTCCCCACACTTTACTTTCAATTTCCATACATGGTATGTTGTGGTCCTTCCAActactttttctttcaactcaTCTTCATCTTCCGAACTGTTAATAAAAAACAGTTACATAAGAAGCTTTTTTTTCCATACTATAACTTTTACATGTATAAGATTAATGAAAAAAATGTTAAACAAAACCTGTCATTGTCTGAGGATATGGAAATACATGCTGACCCACTACCTATCACACTTTTCATTTTCTTCGAAACCCTATCTTCTTTTGAAAACTCAGTCCCACCACCTATCACACTTTTCATTTTCTTCGAAACCCGATCTTCTTTTGGGAACTCACCCTTTTCAATCGCACTCACCTTTGCATCCTCGACATCAACTACACAGTCAACCCACTCACATTCTTTTTTCACAATCTTCGTGTCCTCACTTGAGTTACCCACTTCATTTCTCCTTTTGGTACCAGAAGAACCAACAACCCTGTTACCCAGTTCCGATGCCATTTCCTTTTCGCTTTCAACCGACCTGTTCTGGACGAACAATTCCATCTCTTTATCGATCTTCATTCTTCTCCATCTGGCCTCAGCTTCAAGTGATCGAAGTGACCTACATTATTATTTTATAGTTTAGAACCAGTTATTTATGCAACCAGTTTTGTTGCTGAACTTTTCCAACAAATATAACCTAACATTTATTAGGCAGAAAACAATAAACGACCAATTTATTACTCACCTTTCTGGTCGTTGACCGTAAAATGGGTTCCCGTAACCATTACTGGCCATTTTCCTACAGCTTGATGAACACTAAATGTGAAAGAGTCAAAATGTTCCAGGTTTTACAATAACGGCAGCCGAATATAATGTTTCGGCACTAATTtgcattaaatatttattcatCATACATACTTTGCGGATAATGGATCAATACCATGGACCTAAAGCCCATCTGATTCTTAAGCCCAATATTTTTATTGGAACAATGCCATACTCTTATTTTTTATGCTATAACTTATTATCTCTATTGTCTCTATTACAACACTAACCATTAAGGTACTTTAATTTATATCGGTTGCAACATTAACcacttttaagtttttttaacaaaacacCAATTTATTTTTTGGCCATTTATGCACTCTTTTACcccaatttattattatttaatcattAACCTATGTCAAATATGTTAAATGGGCATTCggaataataaaatttgtttatcCACATTCGACACTTCTGCCTAATGTAACTCCCATGCACAACCTATTAGTCAACTTTCAACACTATAACAATATATTTATAATTCTCCTGTTGTTACAATTGTTGTTTAAAatctgctatatatatatatatatatatatatatatatatatatatatatatatatatatatatatatatatatatattaattaaatatacacacacttaaaactattttaaagacTACTGatcaaaactttttccaaatcccATGCAATATGAAGTATTGCAGGAAAAGCATAACTTAACTTCAATGGACACAAAAAAACTTGGAATAAAAAAACTTACTATAAAATCACCAATACAAAATAACAAAATGCCAGGTTCTTAAGTCATAACCAGCAAACACTAAAAAACATTGTCTGTTAATTAAGAGTATAATACCAAATGCCTGAACAAAGGCATTGAAAACTACTGATTAATAAATCACCAAAAGTTACACCGAACCGCGACGCTCAACATGAACCATTATTTCATCCACTGGTGGGTATCGGATGACAAAGTGCAGTTTGTCACCAACTTTCAGTTCTGCTTCCTTTGCAAAATCGTACCAGCCACCTATCAAGTACATCTCCTTCTTCAAAGCCCTCTTCTTAATCTTGCAGTAATACGGCACTTCCTTATCTACATCGTAGATAACTATTCTCCCTTTTCTTCCACGAAGACAACTGTTGATTACATGTGCCGGAAATTGCTGCACAACGGACATAAATTATAAACATTTATCTATATCATACTTGCTACGCTGGATATACAATTTCACGTAAATGAGTCACTTACCAAAACATTGGTACACATCTTCTTTGGATCCATGACTTCACGTATCCAGTACTCTTCTTCCTCCTCCTCATAAATGGGAGTGTACATTCTGTAATTTGACTAAATTCATGGGGAATCATTTACTTTGGAATCCGATTTTAATACAACAAAACAATAAATGTTTACCCTTCATTGTGCAATCTTTCACTATCAGATACGACTGTAAAGTATTCTTTTCGAGCCGAAATTCCACCAACAGGTCCAGGATATGTCTCTTCAACCTTGCCCTTCTTTTTGTCCTTGCTTCCAGGTCCACCTTGAACACATCTGACACTTTTACGATTTACCATGTTACACCTCCCCTTACCATGCAAGATTTCTTTCGACAAACCGACTACAGCCTTGCGTTTTCTCATTGATGGGTTCTTCTTGACTGATTCATTTACAGCCTTATGATCTTTGTTATGCTTGGAAGAAGCCACTTGATTCGGTTCAACATCAATCCTTCATGGAAAAACATAACAGCTATCAAATTAACGAACATGAATTGTAAACATGATAAAATCTGTTAAAAAACAAAACCTCACCATATACTACACATAACTTTTAAAGTTATATAAAACCTCGCAGTATGTACACATGTTTATAACTTAATTACCTATCGGTCGCACCACCTGCACTTCCTGAGTATATAACTTTCCCCTTTCCTTTCTTCTCCAACCTTGCGGATGATTCGCAATTACCAACTGATGCAGCCTTTCCATGTATATTTGCCAATGCTTTGCCACGTTTATTACTCCTGCATAGGTACACAGACAAAACAATATCATATTATTTCCTGATTTATACATGTTGAACCAGAATTTAACAAATACTTTTCATGTTCATtgtaattaatcaattaaattgaAACCTTCTGGATAAATATCTGCGATAAAGAGTTGCATGATACATGTTTCTCTCAGAACTAACACCAGATCCGACTACATTTCCTATTCCCTTTCCTTTAAGGAAACCTCCTATTCCTTCTTGCCCCAACTGTCCACCTATACACTTCTCAACAGGAGGTTCATCCTCACTTCCAGGTTCAGTTTTCACCTGCGATCCGGTGATCTCCTCCATTGCATCTTTCCTCTCCCTCTTTGCACGTTCTAATTCCTCCAACATAGCTTTGAGAGTGGAACTCCGCGTACGTTTCCCAGAAGGTTGCATTCTACGGCAACCATCTTCAGTTCTGCATAAAAAAACACGTTAACTACCAATCGCCGTGACGATTACTGTGTCAAAAACGATCTTACCATATACTATACTTTAATAAACAATTTATATAGCCTGCGTGGACGGTCTACGATACAAATCTACACAAACCAAACTAAGAATCACAACATGCAATCAACCTGTAAAACCTAATACATGAAATCAACCGTCTTTTCTGTAACAATGATGTGTTACGACACTAACACACATAAACAGTGTCTTTGGGAACAAACCTCATGTAAACAATAGGTTGACGGTGCGACACGACGGTGCATGCAGTGGGGTTCGCAGTATCAAGTTCGGTAACATACCTTGAATTCGTAGTCTTCGCTGTTGCCGGCCTTAGATTTTGTGCGTCTCCTTCCATTTGGGACACTGTAGAAGGTTGGTCTAGGGAAAGAAGAACAATAACTTGAATGGATGGTTCGAGATAAATGTAACTAATGTCATAGAACACTTCCCTTTATATTTCACCTTTTCATTTCCTTACagttactttttttttatttattttttttcctgtATTGTAGATGTAAAAAATATAACTACTCTTTCTGTTCAGCATTGTTTCAGATATTTGTTATCTATTTtctaattattattactaaatcaTATATCTCTTTCAAATATCTTGATatctataaaactattttaaatttctAAGTGTGACATTTAATGATAATTTTACTCAATATATCTTCTAAATTTTAATGCAATTATACCTTCTTTGCAATTACTCAAACATATCTTCTAATCTTTAATATATATCCCGTTTTTTTAATTCATAtgtaatttcattttcaattatttCAGTTTATTGAATAAATCAATATTCCAATAATTTCATTATTCTTATTTGTAAATGAGTTTTATATTCAATGTAAATTACATCCATAAGTATTAACCACACCATTTATTTTTCCTATAATCTTATATTTTCCACACTATCTAATTTTTTCTTAATACTAACCTTATATATTTACCTTATACATCTCATTTAATTCGTCATATAAACTAATCTCTAAAACTTATTTTTAACATATTCTTTCAAATTTACTTTTCCAATAAAATATTctgtcatgttttttttttaccaaaatttcAACACCCTTTTAATAACAACTTTTACATTCCTTCCAAATTATTAATGAAAACAAATATAATTACTTAAATAACCACAttccatacatatatatatatatatagccaacCAAAACCCAGAAAGAAAATGTAAACAACACTGAATACAACAAAAGTTACTTAAATAACCATATACCATAGTACACACATTCCATGTTTGGTTGTCCAGCAAAATATTACAACAACATTACTTATAACACTGCGAATCACACCACATAATACACAATCTGCAATAACAAAACACAACTAACAGGCATCACATTCTTAACTGATTCCCACGGCAAACAAAGACAACAATTTCTTCCACAGGAGGGTACCTAATGGTGAACTGCAAAATATCACCTTTCTTGAAGGTTTGGCTTTTGGCAAACTCATACCACCTCCTGCACAGAAACATTTCAGTCTTCCCATCTCTCTTCTTGAGAACACATTTATAGCCCTTATGTCTGTCCTTGTCATACAACATGATGCTGGTCTTGCCTTCCATTTCACACCCAGTGATTACATCAGCAGGAATTTGCTACAATTAATTATACATTGCTCCAGTTAGAATTTGCTACAGGATGAACTCACAAGAACTATCTAAATAATGTCATGCAGATATAGAGTTTTAATATATCACTTACCATAACCTGAGTCCCCATTGTTTCAGGCTTGGTGACCTCCTTGAtccatcttttttctttttcgatAACAACAAACTCATCATGATTCCTGAATGTAATTGTAGGCATTTAAAACTATTCTATAATTAACTATACCCTATTACTATAACATAACAGGTTTTCACAATCTACGCTGTAATGCCTTCTATGATTTATAGAATCAATCAAAACATTTAAGTTCTCACTTTGGTTCTGGATTACCTTCTAAATATTTAACAGAAATTGATATATCTACCTTGGCTCATCAGTTGAAATACAAACGTGGTCCTCCTCAGCCTCTCCCATTACTTCTTTTCCTTTCCAGTCAGAGCTCCTTTCTTTCACACTGCCACTTGGTCCACATTGCTTCTTTCTCCTGTTATCAACCTTTTTGCATCCTGTGCCAACAGTCCCTTCCCTACAACAAGAACAAACTAATTGAACCAGTCTTCCTAATTATTTCACATTAGGCAGATTATTATTATACTTTTGATTTGTAACTACCAAATAGTTACTCTAAGTTATACCTTTCTTCAACTATTGTACTTTGTCCTTCCTTACTCATTTGCCTCTTCTTACACTTATCAA is a genomic window containing:
- the LOC131639412 gene encoding uncharacterized protein LOC131639412 — protein: MDGNSFNGHDSTTTLARKRRRLLLSKKKLSNLGQNKENEPTSTPTAGTLPGCSRDTATRYPLQSTNSNDSHTLPSQWHLDILQNKKRSRIIAANGVNLFNRFNNADTSPSFYVGESSNISKRQRFTQKQLLITTHAALNNPHTPPDITNPHYGSYPNPNVSRTSYSSDDSNGDSEDCDSFGHNSDSDDSMEPHDILDQHNQSYSDIGDPVWECLICQACMWSGKIVLPYMKQPPLLLEKLLHHKTDPESKNFQANIRTYNAMFSFTSPGMKFDTTIPKGGGPPTMRLHGQTCHRIGSLVPPQGALPQYAQLYIYDTDHEITNRMRCFKDNTSIETAIVAKLKRMLDDNNVLVKAFRMARDMFKANPYVELRLKLIGDRHDDGRVYNMPTVAEVAALIVGDVDTGEMRDLVVQYRSGKLQRIDEFNPSYLSYQYPLIFCYGEDGYRNNILHKYRDETTVTRKNRQSIKDWLCFRLQERTDEPKTLLYSRKLFQQFLVDGYAMMESERLNWLRNNQSKLRVRKYNNLQQRCDQGEKNPGNKQGKRVVLPSSFVGSKRYMDQLYFDGMAISSRLGFPDLFITFTCNPNWPEITRLLSPKNLKPHDRPDIVAKVFNIKFKELMVDLTKKHILGKVMAFMYTIEFQKRGLPHAHILIFFHPQSKYPTPSDIDNIICAEIPDPEIHPALYALVKSHMIHGLCGLSRPDSRCMRNRQCSKYYPKKFIEDTVVNAEGYPLYRRRSNTHVITKNNIKLDNRNVVPYNTRLLLKYQAHINMEWCNQCTSIKYLFKYIHKGYDRIGASVVASKANTGQQHECVDEIKQYLDCRYVSPSEACWRIFSYKVHGRKPAVERMFFHLIGEKVVYYKDCEQMEHVLESASITESMFTSWLVANATYAEARSLTYGEFVTKFVYVKRNRMWKPRKRGFTIGRLVWVPPTTGELFYLRMMLTVAKGPTCYEDIRRVGETQYDTFREACIAMGFLDDDREYICALKEASAWGTGHYLRKLFVVMLLSGAVNRPAHVWKESWILLADGLLYEQKQIANNPCTELCQIEKMLQLNHRTLHDFKPIPYPNDYVIQQLGNRLIYDERQYNIQDMKAEFDKLFKCLTDEQRKIFDQIMDAVNKQQGGVFFLHGYGGTGKTYMWRTLASALRSKHEICLTVATSGIASLLLPGGRTAHSKFKLPVPCVENSTCKINFNDPSAGLLREAKLIIWDEAPMAHKYCFETLDRTLKDVMSNYGNSDTIFGGKVVIFGGDFRQILPVVPGGSRSDIVHSTINASYIWHYVKVLNLTKNMRLSSGPTEQDKKEIADFSDWLLKIGEGRISEPNDGYANIDIPPKLLITDFDDPIQAIVESTYPDFLNCYQSTDYLKNRAILASTLDIVDNINDHILAIMPGEIRDYYSSNSVDRSEIHDSNILQVLSPEFLSSLRTSGLPNHHLKLKVGTPIMLMRNIDQSQGLCNGTRLIITNMAAHVLEAKLMGDNNNGKVIYIPRMDMSPSQSPWPFKLSRRQFPVIVAYAMTINKSQISRPIVGLGWTLYTSRCFHTWTDLCCRFTSYN